The nucleotide window TTTCTTTCTCAGCCAAAATCTTGACTAGTCCTTCAGCATCATCTATTGCCTTGGCTCTGCTGTTTGCCAAGAATGGGAACTTTCCAACTCGGTATTCGACGCCTAGGGCCTTCACTTGCTCCTCGGTCTTTCCAACAGACGCAACCTCAGGGTGAGTATAGACAACCCCAGGAACCTTGTCATAGTCCACATGGCCAACCTTACCAGCAATGAACTCCACACATGCAACCCCATCCTCTTCTGCCTTGTGAGCGAGCATAGGTCCAGGAATAACATCACCAATTGCATGAACACTTGGAACATTTGTTACAAACCTTTCATTCACTAAAATTCTCCCCATCTTGTCAGTTTCAACTCCTATCTTGTCCAGATCGAGCCCAGATGTGAATGGATTCCTGCCAGCGGATACAAGTACAACATCAGCTTCAAGTGTGGTCTGCTCACCACCAGCTGCTGGTTCAAGGGTCAACTTGACACCATCTCCAGAAGTATCAACTCctactacctttgttttgaGTACAAATTTCATCCCTTGCTTCTCAAGGGAACGCTGGAATTGCTTGCGAATTTCCGAATCCATTGATGGGACAATATCAGGTCCAAACTCAACAACGGTTATCTCAGAACCAAGTCTTCCCCAGACTGAGCCCATCTCAAGGCCAATATATCCTGCTCCAACAACCACAAGTTTCTTTGGGATTTCTGACAGAGCCAAAGCACCAGTTGATGATACTATTTTCTTCTCATCAATGGTAACCCCGGGCAAAGATTTGACATCAGAACCTGTGGCAATGATAATATTTTTTCCTTTCACAACCGTATTCCCGCCATCAATGGTGTCCACTGAAACTTCATTGGGGGAGACGAACTTTCCATAGCCTTTAACATAAGTCACCTTATTCTTCTTGAACAGACCTTCGATTCCTTTAGTCAGATTAGACACAGCTTTGTCTTTCTGGGACATCATGGCAGGCAAATCGATCTGAACATTGTCGAACTTAACACCATGACTTTTAAATGAATGCAGAGCTTCATGGTACATGTGAGACGAATGAAGAAGCGCCTGGACATTAAACGTTCAGTTAGAGCTAAATTTCACCAGCAACTCACACCAACATAATTCAAGGAAGCCACAAAGACCACCTAGTTATACCAAAAGCAACCCAAAAGATAACATTTACTCGACAGAAGCAGTAAATTTTATGGCTTATTTACTGGCTCATCAATCACAGGCTCAGATGAACTTTGAACAGAACCAAGTAAACTAGCACAATTTTGCCCCACATAAGATTTCAATTAATCAACTCAATCCAATCAAAATGAAACTAAAATCACAATCAAGCGACTGAAATCtaacaaaaaaataacataTGGACCAAACAATTAGATCCAACAGATAGTAAAATCAACCAACAAATCACACACGATTATCAAAATTAAACCTATGATAGATTAAAAACCCCAGTAAGAGTGTAagaatgaggagagagagagagagagagagagagaatacctTGGAGGGTATGCAGCCGACGTTGAGGCAGGTGCCGCCGAGAGCACCGCGCTTCTCGATGCAGGTGGTCTTGAGGCCGAGCTGGGCGGCCTTGATGGCGGCGACGTAGCCGCCGGGTCCGCCGCCGATGACAACGACGTCGTTGTCGTCAGATCCCGAGGAAGCGAAGCCGCGGGAGAAGGAGGTGATGGAGAAGGAGTAGCGGACGGCCTCCGACGACGTGTTGGACAAGTTTCTAGATAGAAGGTAGGCCTTCCGCCGAGCAAAGCTTGCCATGGCcattttctagggtttctggTGAAAAATTGAGAGAGCTTTTGGTTTCGCTCAAAGGCAGAAAAAGGCTGGACCTTTCAAATATGACTGAACCAGTGTGAGCCTACGGAGTGGTGCTTTTTTGCTGTACagaattttattttctgtttattggCTTCTATTATATTCTTTTTTGGGTGATCCTGTGTGCTAAGGTACACAGTACAGTTCCTGGTGTAACCGTTGATCGTTTGCCACGTGACGGTGTAAGTGTGATTTGGAAATGAAACGTAATCGTGGCCGTCGAACGCGATCACGTTGAGGCTTACCTTATTTGACTACTCCAACTGAGTTGGCAAATCAATTGATTAAGTGAGTAAGAAGAACACAATCATGCGTCGGCTACCTAATTCttaattcaattttcatttttttagtttttgggAGTTAAAGACATTTTATATAAAAAAGGAGAGTACTAAATGGTAGCCTCACAGAGGCTTAGCATATCACAAACTGGGATGTTTGGTTTAGGAGACGTGCAAGATGATGAGGCTATCTGTCTGCTGCCAACTGAAGCCAATCCAACAATGGACAGTGACCCATAACACTCTCAGGCTTTGTTCGGATTGCGATGAAGCAAACCATAAAGATCAATTTCCCATGGCATGATTCCGTTTAAGGTAATGCTCGAATAGTCGAACGTAACAACACTGGAATGAGAAGAAGAATAACAGAATATGAATCGGGGAGGTTGAATCCAATCGATTTAAATCAAGATTGTAAATTATGTTTACAGCTACAGTTcactcaattcaattcaatacaACTCAAAGTACCTACTTCTATCCTACAAAACTGCTGACTGCTTGCTTTGTTCAATAACTATCTGAAACAGCCACAAACAGATAGAAGTTCATTTCCATTTGGAAAGAGTAAATACTGAATCACATTCAATTGCCTTCCAGCAAGCTTCTCAACCTTAAAAAACTGCAGTTCCTTAACCTTGGCCCCTCAGAGCGAGGCTCAACAGCACGATCAGGAGAAGAGAGGCATACAACAATAACAGTGAGATTGTCAGCTGCATGCATGCGTAGTGCTTCTTTCACGAGTTCTCTGGCACACTGTTGCGGATCATTGTGCTTCCTCAGCTCACGCCGAACAAGACTCACTGCATATTGGCTAGACATGACATCCCATATCCCATCACAACTAAGAATCAGAAACTCATCATCTTCTGTTAACTTAACCCGCTGAACCTCTGGTTCAGCAATGAGAGGTGATGAGGAGCCAAGTGGTAATTTGAAATCCCAATTTCCAAGGGTTCGGGTGACTGAGAGATAACTATTCAGATACTCACCATCAAAGTAACCACCCAACTGCTCCACCCGCCTACGTTCTGGCAAGTAAGTATGCTTATGATCTTGGGACATATCAAATGCGATTCCTTTCCTGCAAAGAACTGCCCGACAGTCACCAGCATTTGCTACGAGCAACTGCCTTCCAAGTACTAGGGCAGTCAGTGCTGTGGTTCCACATGAACCATCCACACTGTGTTCATCGGCCAAGGCCTGGTCTGCCAGTAAAAATGCTTTCTTATGTGAGTTCTCCAACTCTTTGAAGAAAGCATCATCAAAATCTACTGTATGCGGCAAGTCAGCATCTTCAAAAAATAGTCTCATGGCATTCCTCTTGATATAAGTAGCTGCTTCAGGCCCGCCATGCCCATCAAAAACTGCATAAAATGCACTTGGCAAGGAACTCTTAAAGAGAGGCCCAACATGGGCAGATAGGTCATCGATCCGAATGTGATCGTCATCCATGGAACGCCTTACTCCGATGTCACTATGGCTTCCTGAGTGAATGGTTGGAACAAACTTGACTGCAGGAGTCTCTATTACAGCATTAGCAATGGTCTCTGGGCACCTCACAacctgattaaaaaaaaaaaaacacagaattAGATTAGTACAGGTGTCCTTTATCTCAAAACCAGAATCCTAAAACTGATCATCCAGATACAAACAAATAACAAGTAGACCACTAAGACAACTGACTCACAAAGTAATCATACAGTTTCACCAGTACATTTTTTCTGCAATTAAATAAGCTATATTGAACGCATCAAACAATCCCAAAAAGCAAGCAGCCAACCAATTTCTTAGAATAGTAAGATCACCCAACATTAAGATGGCATACCAGAAATAAACTAAACTCCCAATTTCCTGGCCCACCCGTTTAAGCAAAATTCCCAGCAACATACAAGGCAggtaagaaaacaaaagaatctgcACACAATCTAATCTGATAttatagaaaatagaaattaacaGGTTCAAAACTCTTAACCAATTAATACAAAAAAGCACGTCTTTCCCAATAAATTTCACACTTTAAAATTCAAGTCACCAGCACATAATCAGAACTTATTTGTCAGGTTTTTCTGGGTATCAAAAAACCAACTTTCTAAAGTGGGTGGGTAGTGTGGGGGCCATAATTGAAGTCTGCAAAAATATTCTAGGCATCAAAGATAAATACTTTACACTTCGAAATCATCAGGATGAACACCATGAAATTCAGAACAAAacagaggggaaaaaaaaacccaataaacAAGTAATTCAGTAGCCTCTAATTCAACCCTATTAGATTCATAAAACCATCAACCATGTTCGATTTTTGTtcattcaattcaattcaacaaaacaaaaaactgatCTTGAGCATAAACatcaaaccaaaaacaaaatcaacgaCTAAATCCCACAAAAACCCAACACCAGAAACTAACACCTTTCAACAAAACAGCAAGCAAATCACTAAATTCTCCACACAAACTCAAAAAATTAAGCTAAAGCAACACAGTCACATACCGATTCGAAGCCCGAAACCTCGGTCGACACCATATTCTGGCAAATAATCTCGGCCTCAGCCACCATATTCTGGCTCACAATCATCCTTAAACACCGTCGTAAAGTCGCGAAATTTGAGAATCTAGGGTTTTCTTCACTAAgggaatttagggtttttttttttttggttcttcgAATTCTGAATCGCTCTGGATTTTCAGATTTTTTGTGTGTTGCAAATGTGAAGCGGATGGGAGAGACTTGGGGGTATTTAAGAGGTTGAATATGGAAATTTTTACCGGCTGCAGCCAGTAGCACCGCCTCTGGTTACCGCCACGTGCGCGTGGCTCGACGCGGGCTTGATGTGGTTCCAGGAGGAAGCGTGTGTTTCACGCGAAGGTCAAGACACGTAACTAGCTGGACGTTACTTGGAATGGGTGTGGTGGTTTGACGGTTCTGCCCCTGGTGCGTTAACTTTTGCGGCTGTTGGTTTCCGATTCGTACTTGGAAATTGTGCGGTTTTCGCTTTCCTTTTACGGATGGACAACTAAACAGTGGGGGCACCAGGCTTCTCCTTCACGCCTTTTTTTTTACTGGTCAACGGAGATTTTATTTTTGcgaaagtgttttttttttttaatggggatttttgttaatatttcacttttttgtttattgacaatggaaaacaaaaaaaagtcaaGATCAATAATttctaaaaataatataatcattccaagcttttttttttagggtttttgtccatttacaccatttttagagatttttttcccacttaccccactaagtttttttaattccctcttacccaaaacactctaaggaggtcttccctaataccccattaagattttttttttgtttttattatttttttaataccattttaccctcacctttgttacttagagagagagagagagaaaccataggggacttcgccggagtccgatcaccggcagccagattccggtcaccggccgccggattccggtcaccggccaccggattccggccaacttcgccggaatccggccaattttccccggaatccggtcaccggccgccggattccgatcaccggctaccacccactggtaagtttttttgcccccaatagacgtctattgcccctcaatagacgactatcaaccatgtattgccccccaatagacgactattagccatgtattgccccccaatagacgactatcagccatgtattgccccccaatagacgtctattgccccgcaataaaaCTTTCGGTAACCGGAATAGGAACTaatattcctaaaattagacaaataaaactttgattaaagaaaaaaatgaagaaattatatcaattttaaaacgtctattacctcccaatagacgtctattgccccccaatagacgtttcgattaccgaaatgagaactaatttttctaaaattacacaaatataactttaattaaagaaaaaagaagaggagattacattaatttaaaacatctattgccccgcaatagacgtctattgccccccaatagacgtctattggccctcaataaaactttttttcctttcttttttctttttttctgggcctctgccacattttaccacaaaaagaaaaaaaaattgattagggcacccagaaaatgatcCGGGCACCCACGCTGCACCTTTCTTCGCCGGTTGCAGACCTGTTGCCGGTTGCAGGTCCTCGATTGTTGTTTTGATCCCAGTCAGTAGATCGAAACCGGAGCACGAAGATGTCTGAATGTCAAATCAGGCCCTCGATTGCAGATCCGTTGCTCGCCTCAGTTGCTGTTGCCGGTTGCAGGCCTCGATTGCTGTTGTGAGGAGACCGGCGAGATGGAGATCAAGACGTGTGTTGGATCGTCGGAAtctgcaagagagagagagaggcgtcGTGCAGGAGAGAGAGCGGAGAGAGACGATGATTCAGATCGGCTTGGCTACCGGAGTCGAAGAAACGACGACGTGAACAGCACCGTCGCTTTCCGATGGATCAGCGTCGGAAAATGCCGCGAATCCTCTACCTCCGCCTCTGGATCGACGCGCAGAAACGCCGCCGCCGTGGAAATCCACCGAAGTCGTGttagggggagagagagagagagagagagagagagacaagctCCGGCGAAGGGATGGAATAGAGAGAGAATGGCAGTGGCTGCAATTTCTTAATTGAGTTGAGGGCACAATGGTCATTTGATGTCAAATTGTGTAGataggaataaaaatctgttgctggggtaagtgggataactttggctcattttggggcttttggtcaaggacccttttttTTAATCTCCTGTGGGTCTCGTTACAATTTGTTAAGTTCTGTTTTGCAACTTGAAAGAAAGTTGCATAAGTTTTCAAGAGGTCTAGGATTTCAAACTTCTTAATTTGGAGTTAATACTCTAAAGTTTTAGTCATGACGCTGTTTAGTTTGgaattttggattttgaatcCAAGAATGAGTCTTGATATCCAAAGTCGAGTTTCAAGTTTATGAGAATTGCTCTAAAGTGTGAGTTTATCTCTAAGAGTTTAAATTGATGTCCGAAGTTCGATTGTGATGTTCGGATGTAAATGTCATTTCTTTAGCCCTGACTCGAGTGATAAAATCATCACGTGTCTTTTGAAGTATTTTAAAAAAACTAGAACATTGAAATCATCATGTCATTCCTTTTACTATTACTGAAATGTTACAGCAAACACAAGGGTTTCAAGACAAGCAAGGTCATTGTGTACTTTTTGGTAGCTTTCAATACGtgtcataaaaaaagaaaataaaaaaagtacgTGTCCTTGATCTAGCATTTGATTTTGAGTGGCCTCTTGAATTTTTATACCAAATCAGATTTGAAAACTAAGGAAAGGGTATGTATATCATTATCATTGAagaatgatgaagaagaaatgtaGCCTGAATTGCTGCCCTCATTTCTCACATGATTTCATAACAAGCGTAAATGATTTGTCTGTTCCTTCAAAACCGCCATTGGATTATGCTAAACGTTTTTCTGACTTCATATTAATTATTAGGTTTAGCAGGAGGAccattttgattaaagaaaggGCAAATAGTAACTATGAAACTTTATTTTGGTGCTAGTACCTTAAATTCATATACAAAAGGATTGCGTGCTAAATGGGGTTAGCTTTTCTTAGTTGTTGCCTTGTTGGATTTCAAAGTGGCTGCCGTCACCATTTGAGCACTTGGATTCCATTTAATTGTTCAAGGCCAAAAGACTAATCAAAGTTACTTGGCTCACAAGTCTTCTTTCCTCCCAAGTCTTTTCTCGTATGGTTTCATGTAGCAAAAGCTTGTCTTTTTGGTCATTGTTATCCAAATATCGGATGAACAGTTGAAAGGAGCTTAAGCCAAAAAGTCATTCAACTAGCTAGCCCTGATCAATATGCCGACACATATCTTCTTCCTTAATTTAGAAGGTTTGAGTTTGGGAAGTGCAAATGCTCCTAGATAGATCCGCCACTGGAAGCGCACCAAAAAAATTATGTGGAATAAGGTCGGACAGTTTCACTATCACACCTAAAACCAACAACTGCACTGAATTGGACCAAAACACTCCATTgattttcggttcggttcgatGGTCAGTTTGATAGTTTTGCAACCACTGAATTCGCCGGATAAACTTAAAACGAAGTGGCTAGTTCTACACCGAGTCCACCCCTGCTGCAGCCAATTCTCAAATGAGTCAAATCTGCCATACCCAACTCCTCACATATATCTTTTTACTTCAGTGTAGTTAAAACGATGTGGAATCTGACCTTGGGACTTGCCATTTTACTTTCTTTACTTTTTACCCTCGTGTAATCTTGGTGTAGATTACTCtcaatataaataataaattacatagCCTAAGCACTTACTGAGTGAGGGAAGGGAACTAATAGGTCGGTGAGGTCTCCCTTAAGTGAGTGGCTGAAACCCTAATCAGTCACTACAaactttattttatatatatgccATATCATCCCACACTTGGCAAGTTGGCAGAAGAAAAACTCGAGTGGTATCTATCTCCATCAGTGTTTGTTCAGAAAGAGAAAGTTCCTATTTTTTTCAGTTATTCTGTTACGTATCATCTACAAGAGGTGGCACCATGACAATCATGTATAGAGATACCTCCTTTTGGTTTTTCATAGAAATTTCTTCTGTACGTGTCTCAACCACAATCACTTGCGTTTCAGATTCCTAACCATTACCATCCAAGACTTCGAGTATGTGCCACTCATATATATTCTCTATAATATGCCATATGTAGTCTCTTCTGGTTCAACAAATCCCAATGGCATTGTGTTCGGGACTTGTCACACCAGCTTAAAAGTACAGGATTGTGACCTTCGCAACAATTTGGTACCCATAAAATAAAATGGAATATACGTGTGGTTTTGAGTCTTTTGACACAGGGATGGTGCGTCACCCTTTGCTGAAGAAGTCAACTTATACCAACCCTTGAATCTTCTTTCATCATGAGAAATCCACTACCAGACTACCAGCTTTCTAATGAGAGCAGATAATAAAAGAGGTCAACTTGATCTAACAAGAATTACCCAAGAGCACCTCAATTTACTGTAAATGAATCAAGAATACCATTTGATcatcaaacaagaaaaagaaggcTCAGCACAAAATTACTGTACAGTTGACAACTCTCTGATGTTCCCGGAAACTTCACAAAAGGGTCGATTTCGCTTGGTACAATTTGCTGCATATAAGAGTATTGCTGATAACAAAGATTGAATTTGTAAGGCTGATGTTGATATGTTACTCACAGCAGTTGGCCTTGTGCTCTTTCTGCAGCTTCTCCCAAAGGCACAACACCAACCTGGGGGTTTGGTAATGAGCAAGAATATAGTTTGACTCACATCCAGCATTGTAAAACCTCTCATCCGTAACGTAATTCACTTCTTGACCTCTGTTCTTGAATTGTTCAATCCATATGCCCATTGCAACATCCTCCAGTTTAAACAGCTGGAGAAACATAATGATAGGAGGTCAGTTCAAGAATGACAGATAAACTCACTGCCTGATCCATTAACATCTTTGCACACCCCGAATGCAATTCAATGAACAGTCGTTTTCTTAAGAAACAAgattaatttctttttaagACAATGATACTAGTTCTACAAAATTATTGCAGATCCTAGAAGAAATGCAACTTAGAAATTGGACAATGTGTAAGTATACCTTGAGGTCCCTTTCGTGGTGGCTACGAACAATGAATTTGACAATGTCCCTAGAGATGATGTAACCTGGACCATGTGCCCATGGAGGGAAACCCGCATGTGGCCATTCCTGCACAAAAAGAACACTCATCAGAACCTATCCAAAGTGCGATATTGAAGAAAATATTATGCATATATTAAGAAAGAAATTTCATGTGCATACCTCATCACTAATGTACCATTtgctgtctctgtctctgtcggGTGATGATTCAAATGATATAAGACCATACAAGAGACCTTTAGTTGTCTTTCCCTTGAGGCTGGAGATGACCTCGTCAATTCTAACAAAAGCATCATCATCTGTTTTCATGATATATTTAGCAGGAAGGATTTTGGTCTGCAATTGAGATAAATATAATTTGTAATCTTCTAACTATACTTGCACGAAAAGAAAGATCAATGACAAAACATAGATGCAGAATCATGATAGTTCAGTTTGGAGGCACAGATGTTTTGTATCAACATACACCAAAAATGCAAATTGCGATTGTCTTCAGGCTTATCAAGCTGTAATAATCAACAAATGGCATCAGTTGGATATCTCCATAAGCTTGAGCTTCTCGCCACAGTTCAAAATTAACTTGACTGTTCTTGTGCTGCAGGTATGGAAAAAAGTAGTTGAGTTTCTTCTTTCCAGACCAAGTAATACATTGATGACTAGCAGAACCATAATGAAATCATCAATACTTTGGAATTCAAGTAGTATGTTACAATAAATTACATGGTGAGCTCACTCCACTTCTTCAGGTCAATATACAAGAGCAACATGCTCTAAGCTAAGCACTATAAACAGTCCCCCCCCCCATAACTTGTAACAATCTTGAACAAATGCCCAACATAAAATCTCACACTTGAGATACCACAAACACAAGACAGTTATTGCTGAATAACTGATcagagaaaagaagtttgtagcCCGTATGTCATTGGCATTACAGAAATTGACCTTTCCGGGCCATAGCAAAATCTAAGACATTATGCATAAAATTAAGTACCTTATCTTCGAACTACTTAGTGACAAATTACTGATTACGACTTCAATTACCAGACATTAATCTTTTACTGGGCAAAACCAATCTACGACTATATTGGACAATTGGTATAAGTAAACAGAAAATTCCTAGCTCAAATGGTTCACTTACAAGGCCAATGAAAAATCGGACAGCCACATCTCCAGAACGTACAGCCTCGTACTGCATCCAAGTCCTCCTCAATGCCATTCTACGCTCAAAATTATTTCCTGTTGAGAAAACCCCAACCAACATCAAAAGCCTTTTCTTCAAAAGGGGTGGAGCTTTCAGGTGCTCAACATCAACAACTAAGTCATGATCCTCGGAAATAGGCAAGCCTTTAGCTAAGGCCGATAAGACATTCAAACCACCAGCCACTTTAACTTTGGAAACTGACCATGGTTCAAGTTTCTGCATATAAAAAGTGAAGTGGACATAAGTATTCTTTTACCAATATGGAGTGCTCTTTCAATAACAATAATCTGATATTATCCATAACTCATACCTTACCTCCCTATACGCAAAAGATGTTTCATGCCTTCCATTGACAGTCATGTGAAATCCCTCTAAACCAACCCACAGTGTTGCAGTAAATGGATTCCCTTCAACGAATGGGAAATTAGCATCTCCATGAGCACTTACCCTGGAAACATTGGTGAACATGTCACTACTAGGCTGACTCATATTTAGATTTTCGTCCAAAGAGCTTCTGACAACTTGTTCATTGCAAAGAACAAGTCCATCGACTGTCGAATTTACTAAAGTATGTTAGATTTCTAGTTGCAAACCCTTGATTAAtattatt belongs to Rosa chinensis cultivar Old Blush chromosome 4, RchiOBHm-V2, whole genome shotgun sequence and includes:
- the LOC112197861 gene encoding dihydrolipoyl dehydrogenase, mitochondrial; the encoded protein is MAMASFARRKAYLLSRNLSNTSSEAVRYSFSITSFSRGFASSGSDDNDVVVIGGGPGGYVAAIKAAQLGLKTTCIEKRGALGGTCLNVGCIPSKALLHSSHMYHEALHSFKSHGVKFDNVQIDLPAMMSQKDKAVSNLTKGIEGLFKKNKVTYVKGYGKFVSPNEVSVDTIDGGNTVVKGKNIIIATGSDVKSLPGVTIDEKKIVSSTGALALSEIPKKLVVVGAGYIGLEMGSVWGRLGSEITVVEFGPDIVPSMDSEIRKQFQRSLEKQGMKFVLKTKVVGVDTSGDGVKLTLEPAAGGEQTTLEADVVLVSAGRNPFTSGLDLDKIGVETDKMGRILVNERFVTNVPSVHAIGDVIPGPMLAHKAEEDGVACVEFIAGKVGHVDYDKVPGVVYTHPEVASVGKTEEQVKALGVEYRVGKFPFLANSRAKAIDDAEGLVKILAEKETDKILGVHIMAPNAGELIHEAAIALQYDASSEDIARVCHAHPTMSEALKEAAMATYDKAIHI
- the LOC112197862 gene encoding probable protein phosphatase 2C 13, coding for MIVSQNMVAEAEIICQNMVSTEVSGFESVVRCPETIANAVIETPAVKFVPTIHSGSHSDIGVRRSMDDDHIRIDDLSAHVGPLFKSSLPSAFYAVFDGHGGPEAATYIKRNAMRLFFEDADLPHTVDFDDAFFKELENSHKKAFLLADQALADEHSVDGSCGTTALTALVLGRQLLVANAGDCRAVLCRKGIAFDMSQDHKHTYLPERRRVEQLGGYFDGEYLNSYLSVTRTLGNWDFKLPLGSSSPLIAEPEVQRVKLTEDDEFLILSCDGIWDVMSSQYAVSLVRRELRKHNDPQQCARELVKEALRMHAADNLTVIVVCLSSPDRAVEPRSEGPRLRNCSFLRLRSLLEGN
- the LOC112198087 gene encoding hydroxyproline O-galactosyltransferase GALT3, with the protein product MSFYCKLQFRHLPKMRKWSGGLLIITLAMILVFRYGSIAKIEPPEQSPKQSPKQSAAEFFGNNPDNDSLGTFPEVKVIVQPKPPEKPHLIEVDGLDDLFASHDIFEEETKALLVWSHLRPLLSRSDALPETARGVKEASIAWKDLLSIIDKDKASKLNKSEGQEDKSCPFSVNALDNIASGDGNILEIPCGLIDDSSISLVGIPDGRFRSFQIELLGLQFSGEPEPPVILHYSVSLPADNMTEEPFVIQNSWNNELGWGKEERCPSHRSASNLKVDGLVLCNEQVVRSSLDENLNMSQPSSDMFTNVSRVSAHGDANFPFVEGNPFTATLWVGLEGFHMTVNGRHETSFAYREKLEPWSVSKVKVAGGLNVLSALAKGLPISEDHDLVVDVEHLKAPPLLKKRLLMLVGVFSTGNNFERRMALRRTWMQYEAVRSGDVAVRFFIGLHKNSQVNFELWREAQAYGDIQLMPFVDYYSLISLKTIAICIFGTKILPAKYIMKTDDDAFVRIDEVISSLKGKTTKGLLYGLISFESSPDRDRDSKWYISDEEWPHAGFPPWAHGPGYIISRDIVKFIVRSHHERDLKLFKLEDVAMGIWIEQFKNRGQEVNYVTDERFYNAGCESNYILAHYQTPRLVLCLWEKLQKEHKANCCE